A segment of the Candidatus Pelagisphaera phototrophica genome:
CTCTTTCGGATGACGCTTCGCCCAAATCATCTCAAAGGCCACGGCACCGATAACCGGACCTATGAGGATTCCAAAAATCCCAAAAAACAGGCCAAGGAACCCTCCTACCAATGCCCCAATGATACCCCATTTGGTCCCGCCAAACCACTTGGTGCCCACGGCGGTCGCAAAAAAGTCTACTAAACGGTCCAAAACCATTAAGGCCCCTAAAATTCCAATCGCCCACCAAGTAAAAACATCCGGAAGCATCAGTTTGTGGATAAGTCCTCCCAAAAAAAACACAATCCCACCAGGGATCACCGGCACGAATACACCGATGAGCCCAAGAAAAATCGCCGCCAACAGAACTCCCCAGGCAACGCTTGCACAGATGCAAGGCCAGACCCCTATCGCCCATTCGATCACCACGCTCATCCACCCTGTCCAACCTCCACCCTCGACAATCGCTTCTATTATTATCATTCCCCGAACACCTACGCACGACAAAAGCGAAAGTTGCATAGTTGAACAACCTTCTTAGTAAAAAATCATGCCCAGGCCCATTGGATGGAACAAACGCGACCCGGAACTAGGAAAACTGAAGATCGAAGCCCGATTCTTCGGTCCGGCATTGACCTTCTATCGACAGTCCGGGCGATTCGAGCAGTGGGAGACCTTCACCCCTAGTGAAGGGGACTGGGACAAGCTGAACGAGCTCGCCGAAAATAAATTCCAGAGAGGGAAGATGCAGGAGAAGCAAATGCGGATAATCCGTGCACGCGGAGACAAAGTCTAGCCTACCTTCCCTGGATCCAATAGTAGAGGGCCGTTCCCCCACAGAAGATCCACGCAACGGCCGCAACGACTATATAAAAGACCCCCAGCATCTTGGGAAGCCCGTCGAGCAATTTCAGCCTCAGATCTTCCGGATACATGAGTAGGGCATCGTAGAGAGGCGATTCGAGTAGACTCGCGATTAGAACGTCCGGTTCTAGCACACTCATCTGGTAGGCGAAATAAAGGCTCAAGCTCGTTGCCAAACCGATTTGGTTGAACGCCATCCGCCTTGAGCAGGATTTCAAGTTATCTGCTACCGACCGCTTGCTAAGGACAATTTCAAGGGTTCCATGCAAAATTAAAGCCATTGAGACAATCACTCCTGCCCAGCCGCCCGCATAGGCCGAAATTCCCAGCGAAAGCATCCCCACAACAAAAAGGCTCCATCCATTTAAGAGAGAAAGTACATGAAAAGCACTTCGGCTGCGGCCCGGGATAGGTCCTTGCTCTCCTGCCCTCGAATCGGTTGCGTCCAACATTCGTTTGGTTATCCACAGAATAAACACGAAATACAAGATTTAGAAAAAGCACCCAGTATCACCCCCATTCTGACCCCCTTGAATAAATCCCTGCTCCGAAGTCTATGATAATAGGAGTGAAGAACGATTCTCCTTTGGTCGATATTAGACGCCATCAACCGGGTAGGATTTCGAGAGGTTTTCAAACTGGTGGGGTTGGCGGCAGCATCGGACTTCTTTTCGTCCCTAGACAACACCTACCGCATCGACAGTTCCACAATGTGGGAAAACGCCTTGAGCTGCGGGCCCGCGATGGAGTCGATCACCCAGAAAATCGGGCGCGACGAGCAGGAATACTGCACCTTGGGCCTCCTTCGCTCCATGGGTAAAACCCTCATCGATATCTGTGCCCAAAAGGAATCAGAATCTTGCCGCTATCCAATCGCTAAACGGCCTCCACTGCTCAAATGGGAACAGGATAGCTTTGGCATCACAAATCCAGCCCTAGCCGGTTTCCTCCTTTCCACTTGGAATTATTCTCCAGAGACCGTCTCGGCGATCCAATCACAGTATGGGACAAATCCGTCCTCCCCCAAAAACGAGGCCGCGATAGTCCTGACCCTCGCCGGATCGCTGGCCGAGCTGGGCCGGCCATTGCATGGGGATTCCAATTACTGGATTAGCTCCGAAGAGCACTCTGAAAAACTAGGCCTAACGGCGGAAGATATTGAGGACACCCTCGACAGCGTAAGAACTCGACTGTAAGCGATCCTGACTAGCGCCGAGGATTGATTCGCCAAGAAGCCACCGATTATACGCTCAACCGTACTGCGGCCTCACGAGTCTTCTTTTTTCTCTGCCCCGCCCTTTTCCGAGTTCGCATCCGGCGACTCTTCTTCAGCCTTTGCATCGGAAATCGCTCCAAGCGGCGTTTCCCACTCGCCGCTTGCACCGTCCTTCTTGTCTAGTTCAGGATTGCCATTCGAATCGGATTTCAAGGCTAGTCCCCCACCTTCGAGAGCCGTCCCTTTCTCTCTCGCCTTCTGAAGCAAATCATCTTTAAGAAACTTCAAAACCCTTTCATTCATCGCCGGGAGCTTGGCTCGTTCTGGATTCACAAGAACGTCCTCAAATCCTTTCTCCAATGACGGGATCTTGACGGAATGGATCACGCAATCGCCTTCTTCCGTCTTGAAAACCGCTTTCACATTGATGATGCACCATACAGAGGCCCCCATTTGCGGTGGATAAAGAAACAGCTCCACTTTCTTGCCACCCAAGTCAATAAAGCGAGTAAACCGCATGGATCCTGCTTCGCCATTCTCTTCGAGAAATTTGACGATCTCATTCTCAATCGCCTCTGCGATTTCAATCGATACTACTTTCATATGGGCTTACCGCTAAAACAACTGTCTCTCTAAGGACTATTTATGGCCCATGCAAAGAAATAAGGAAAGCCCGATTATTCTCTCGACTGATTCTCCCTCTCAATAAAAGCCTTCGTTATCTCCGCCGTTAGGTCCGCGTAGTTGAGAGCATTCAAGCTGCTGGCAGGTTTAGGCCTCCCCTGGATCCCATATGCCACGTTCAAAAAACCGATCATCACAAGCCCCAAGGAAACCGCCATATTGCCATTCTCAAACTGAAACCATATACCAAATACAAAAAGTAGAGTTCCCAGTATTACGTAAACCGATTGGAGCACAGGCGAAAAGGTCCTCACCTTGAGGGATTTGATATCATCTACCGTAATCACCGTACCCTTCTGATCGATACGTTCTTCGCAAAACTTCACCCCTTCGTTTACTAAGCGCTTTTCTATAAACGTGCTTGCCATAGTTACGAATCAACACACCAAATTCCCCAAGTCAATCGTACGCTTTCCATCGCGGGTCTTAAAAGCAGGTCGCCAACCGGCAACGGGCGTTTGGAGATAAATCGAAGCGGATCCTCCTATTCACAGCATTGAAGTCGCAATGATCGCGGTCATATAGCAAGCGATCATCCCGCCCAACAAAGCCTTGAAAGCACACTTCAGTAGATTCGGTCGCTGCGACTTTTCCAATGCGCTGATTCCCCCCACTTGAATTCCTATTGAAGTTAAATTGGCGAATCCGCAAAGTGCATAGGTTGCGATAATCGGAGTTTTCGGATCCATAAAGGCCCCCGACTCCTGGTATTTGGCTAGATTCAGATAGGAAATGAACTCGTTCAGCACAAGGCGCTCGCCAAGCAATTGTCCTACAATCAGGCAGTCGCCCCAAGACACACCGATCACCCAAGCAAAAGGGGCGCACAAAACCCCTGCCAAGAATGAGAAGTTAAACTCTCGAAACCGTCCGTCAGTAATGGCAGACACCCAATCGTTCAAACCGGTCCATTTTCCGACTCCATTGGCGATCGCCCAGTTAGCGACCGCCACCAACGCAGTAAATGCCAAGAGCATTCCACCCACATTGAGAGCTAGCTTCATTCCATCAGTCGTACCTTTAGTAACCGCATCCAGGATTCCACCGCTACCAGCAACCTCCAGGTACACTAGTTTCTCGCTAACTGGCTCCGTTTGCGGTATGAGTATTTTGGATGCAACCATTGCGGCGGGCGCACTGAGAATTGAAGCGGTAAGCAAATGCTGTCCAAACACAATGGAACCAGCCTCATCCCCTCCCCCTAAAATAGCCATGTAGGCGACCAGCACTCCTCCCGCTATGGTCGCCATTCCACCGGTCATGAGCGCCATAATCTCGGACCGGTTCATCGACTTCAGATAGGGCTTAACCACCAGAGGCGCCTCTGTTTGCCCCACAAATATGTTCGCCGCCGCCGCCAAGCTCTCCGCGCCAGTCAAACGCAACGTCCGGTTCAACATCCATGCAAAAGCGTAAACGAGACAA
Coding sequences within it:
- a CDS encoding DUF456 domain-containing protein produces the protein MIIIEAIVEGGGWTGWMSVVIEWAIGVWPCICASVAWGVLLAAIFLGLIGVFVPVIPGGIVFFLGGLIHKLMLPDVFTWWAIGILGALMVLDRLVDFFATAVGTKWFGGTKWGIIGALVGGFLGLFFGIFGILIGPVIGAVAFEMIWAKRHPKEAARSGVGAGVGFGLSAVGRMIVCFMMMGLLVVDFVVEDEVVESSDGAEAPSLDLTD
- a CDS encoding HDOD domain-containing protein, whose amino-acid sequence is MLDAINRVGFREVFKLVGLAAASDFFSSLDNTYRIDSSTMWENALSCGPAMESITQKIGRDEQEYCTLGLLRSMGKTLIDICAQKESESCRYPIAKRPPLLKWEQDSFGITNPALAGFLLSTWNYSPETVSAIQSQYGTNPSSPKNEAAIVLTLAGSLAELGRPLHGDSNYWISSEEHSEKLGLTAEDIEDTLDSVRTRL
- a CDS encoding NupC/NupG family nucleoside CNT transporter; this encodes MDIVLVILRPVLGIGLLLLFCYSLSERKDKIRWSLVAYGVVLQILLAVLILKLPFAHEAIRSVSQLFNALVGFSNESAAFVFGTLASDSRGTYGFAFTVLPTIIFFSAFSAILYYLRVLPCLVYAFAWMLNRTLRLTGAESLAAAANIFVGQTEAPLVVKPYLKSMNRSEIMALMTGGMATIAGGVLVAYMAILGGGDEAGSIVFGQHLLTASILSAPAAMVASKILIPQTEPVSEKLVYLEVAGSGGILDAVTKGTTDGMKLALNVGGMLLAFTALVAVANWAIANGVGKWTGLNDWVSAITDGRFREFNFSFLAGVLCAPFAWVIGVSWGDCLIVGQLLGERLVLNEFISYLNLAKYQESGAFMDPKTPIIATYALCGFANLTSIGIQVGGISALEKSQRPNLLKCAFKALLGGMIACYMTAIIATSML